In the genome of Drosophila kikkawai strain 14028-0561.14 chromosome 2R, DkikHiC1v2, whole genome shotgun sequence, the window GTGGCACCATTCGCTGCTCCCAGATGCGCTGTCCGCCGGTCAAGTGTCGTGCCAACGAGGAACTGAAGCTGCCGCCGGGAGAGTGCTGCCAGCGATGTGTGGAGACTGCGGGGACTTGCACCGTCTTCGGGGATCCTCACTTCCGCACCTTTGATGGCAAGTTCTTTAGCTTTCAGGGCAGCTGCAAGTACCTCCTAGCCAAGGATTGTCTCGGGCACACCTTTGAGATTCGATTAACGAACGAAGGACGAGGCACAAGGCATGCCAGCTGGGCCAAAACGGTGACCCTGAAGCTGCACAATCTACGCGTGAATCTTGGCCAGAAGCTGAGAATAAAGGTGAATGGAACCAGAGTACTGCTGCCTTACATAGGCACAGCTGGTGGCCGGAATGTAACCATTGAGCGGTTGTCCGATGGTGGAGCAGTGATGCTAAGATCAGAGATGGGTCTCTCTCTGGAATGGGATGGCGGTGGCTTCCTGCAGGTCTCCGTGCCGGCAAAGTTCAAGAAGCGATTGTGCGGCCTTTGTGGCAACTTCAATGGCAGTGCACGAGATGATCTCACAGGCAAGGATGGCCGAAACCATGTCGATGAGGAGGTCTGGCACTTTGCCAACTCCTGGCGCGTGGGTGGACCCAAGTCGTGCTCCCGCAAGCGCGAAATCCTGGCGGCAGTGCCCACCTGCGATAAGCGCAAGTCCAGCTTTTACTGCCATCCGCTGAGCGTGTCGCCGCTGTTCGGCGAATGCAACGAGCGCCTTAATCCGGAGAACTATATAGCCGCCTGCCGGATGGATGTCTGCGAGTGTCCATCGGGAGCCTGCCACTGCGACAGTTTTGCGGCATATGCCCACGAGTGCCGGCGCTTGGGCGTCCAGCTGCCAGACTGGCGGACAGCCACCAACTGCAAAGCGGGTTGGCGGCGCAATGCCACTTTGTCGAATTTCCTGCGTAACGAGTTCTATGGCGACTCTAGCTTCCGGAGAGGTCGGAAGCGGAAGAACcaccagctgcagctgcagcagcaaaagctGAGCAGGCACCACAGGCTCGGCACCAGCCACAATCAGCTGGAGAAGCCGGGTCAGGCTTCCAATCCCAAGGATAGGGAGCGGCAAAGGGATGAGGACTTCATAGCGAAGCATGTACCCAGCGGTTTGCTCTTTCCACGTGCGCCGGATCGCACGCCGCCGCCTCTGCATTAAGCGGGGTGAGGGGAGGGGAAAAGCATTTAAGTTTAGTTACTCATTTAGTTACTGCATCCAtccgcatacacacacacacacacacaagagtTAAGAAGTCTCATTGAAAGGGCCTCTAttcatagcatacttttggcgGCCCAGCAAGTGAGAGGCAGTCGAGGGATTCCCCGAAAATAAGTGATTACAAAGGGATTTTTATCAGTTTTTacaaaaggaaataaaagaaaattaattaaatatattttaattaaagccattattcgaaattaaataataatccaTAACCATCAAGGGGAATCCCTCTGCCACCTAGAAATCCTAGTTGAATTCGCTTCCATGACAGCCAGGCAACAGTATTAAGCTGAACGGTCCTCTGGAGTAGGTAGATATATAGTATATCGgattactatatatatatatatatcccacACATCATCCATTCTGTCGCCATTTCTCGTGTAGcctaagttttatttattttagttttagtaaacaaaaaaaaggagtttTTATTCGGAGAGCCTGTTGTTTGTGTGCctgttttatatttgtattcctgtatgtgtgtttttattgtcgctctaaactaaactaaaaactgaaaactaaacACTAAACACTAAAAACTATAAATgataaactaaaaactaagcCTTAGCTAAGTGTACTTAGAACTAAACGCAATCCTAGCTGAAATACTTGATAATGTTTGCTTAAAATTTAAGCTCTAgcgagaaggaggaggaacgAACCTACCCAACAactactatatactatatatgagAATTGCACAAACAGTATTTTTTTGCTTAGTTAAAACTTGAAAAAACACACCAACACGCTTCCCCACTCAACTACAAGCTTCTGCTCCTACTCAAAGcttcccttaaaaaaaaaacactcttAACCAACTCGAAATTCCGCTTATCTCAAATCGGGGGGAAGAATTAACCAACTTTTAGCCCAAAAAACTGTGTTAGTATTTAtacaactacaactactaCTATAACGCCAACTATTTATGCACTTAACCGGAGGATAACCACAACAACTCTTTgccatttttcaattttacaaattaatcgaGTTTAAAGTTAATATAATGTACGATAATTATCTCTTTATATACTATAACTATAACGTTCTACTTGTATGCCAGGATCTGTAAATTTACAAGAAGAATATcccaaaaacaatttataatacaaaaaaaaaaaaaattaaatgaagaaaagaacaaaaaacaaaacaaaaaacaat includes:
- the cv-2 gene encoding BMP-binding endothelial regulator protein yields the protein MNRDFREHRPPVKMCCQSSGQGKSSAQSSSSGQQPREPSAKSSSSSVSSPATTAKATAYSRLRHIPGPILVLILLGLIQIQIQVVAAGLGQSLHGWRISCSNEGEEVKLDQFNCYNCECKNGFVNCRNTCPPIDDCYIQEKPENSCCSKCKGCIFRGVPYESGAEWSDPEDPCRTYKCMATVVTETVQKCYSQCDDNQLQPPRPGECCPTCQGCKINGQTVAEGQEVDASIDDRCLVCQCSSNQLTCSKKTCPVLPCPMSKQIKRPDECCPRCAQHQGFMSVPGKCFFNNKVYPEKTQFMPDRCTNCTCLNSTAMCQRATCPILECAPEFQEFQDGSCCPRCAVAEVRSECSVKGVTYQNNETWDMGPCRSCRCNGGTIRCSQMRCPPVKCRANEELKLPPGECCQRCVETAGTCTVFGDPHFRTFDGKFFSFQGSCKYLLAKDCLGHTFEIRLTNEGRGTRHASWAKTVTLKLHNLRVNLGQKLRIKVNGTRVLLPYIGTAGGRNVTIERLSDGGAVMLRSEMGLSLEWDGGGFLQVSVPAKFKKRLCGLCGNFNGSARDDLTGKDGRNHVDEEVWHFANSWRVGGPKSCSRKREILAAVPTCDKRKSSFYCHPLSVSPLFGECNERLNPENYIAACRMDVCECPSGACHCDSFAAYAHECRRLGVQLPDWRTATNCKAGWRRNATLSNFLRNEFYGDSSFRRGRKRKNHQLQLQQQKLSRHHRLGTSHNQLEKPGQASNPKDRERQRDEDFIAKHVPSGLLFPRAPDRTPPPLH